One part of the Methylobacterium mesophilicum SR1.6/6 genome encodes these proteins:
- a CDS encoding DUF983 domain-containing protein, which produces MDQRTYTSPPPVPTGLRGRCPRCGEGHLFKGYLTLRPSCEVCGLDYASFDSADGPAFFVMSIVGLIVVGLALWMEITYEPPIWVHAVVAATLSIGLSLILVRPLKGMLIALQYSNKAEEGRFER; this is translated from the coding sequence GTGGACCAACGCACCTACACGAGCCCGCCTCCGGTCCCAACGGGCCTGCGCGGTCGATGCCCGCGCTGCGGTGAGGGCCACCTGTTCAAGGGGTACCTGACCCTCCGGCCCTCCTGCGAGGTCTGCGGCCTGGACTACGCCAGCTTCGATTCGGCCGACGGGCCGGCCTTCTTCGTGATGTCCATCGTCGGCCTGATCGTGGTCGGGCTCGCCCTCTGGATGGAGATCACCTACGAGCCGCCGATCTGGGTTCACGCCGTTGTGGCGGCGACCCTCTCGATCGGACTCAGCCTGATCCTGGTTCGCCCGCTCAAAGGCATGCTCATCGCGCTCCAGTACAGCAACAAGGCCGAGGAAGGACGCTTCGAGCGGTGA
- the ctaD gene encoding cytochrome c oxidase subunit I, translated as MATAAAHAEAHEVHDHKPSFFARWFLSTNHKDIGTLYLLFAFCAGMIGAFLSFGIRMEMEQPGLQYFSNPATYNVFVTGHGLIMVFFMVMPALIGGFGNWFVPLMIGAPDMAFPRMNNISFWLTVAGFCSLLCSLFVEGAPGASGAGTGWTVYPPLSTAGHPGPAVDFAIFALHLSGAGSILGAINFITTILNMRAPGMTLHKMPLFAWAELVTAFLLLLSLPVLAGAITMLLTDRNFGTTFFDPAGGGDPILYQHLFWFFGHPEVYIMILPAFGIVSHIIATFSRKPVFGYLAMAYAMVAIGVVGFVVWAHHMYTVGLSLQTQSYFVFATMVIAVPTGVKIFSWIATMWGGSIRFTAAMHWAVGFIFLFTVGGVTGVVLANSAVDKYLHDTYYVVAHFHYVLSLGAVFIIFAGVYYWFPKMTGHIIPEWAGKLHFWLAFIGANVLFFPMHFLGLAGMPRRYADYPDAFAQWHKVSTYGGHIFGLGMFVFVIGVVLAFRSKERAADNPWGEGATTLEWTLPSPPPFHQFETLPRIVDEPGVH; from the coding sequence ATGGCTACAGCCGCAGCCCATGCCGAGGCCCACGAGGTCCACGACCACAAGCCGTCGTTCTTCGCCCGCTGGTTCCTGTCGACGAACCACAAGGACATCGGCACCCTCTATCTGCTCTTCGCCTTCTGCGCCGGCATGATCGGCGCCTTCCTCTCCTTCGGTATCCGGATGGAGATGGAGCAGCCGGGCCTGCAGTACTTCTCGAACCCCGCGACCTACAACGTGTTCGTCACGGGCCACGGCCTCATCATGGTGTTCTTCATGGTGATGCCGGCGCTGATCGGCGGCTTCGGCAACTGGTTCGTGCCCCTCATGATCGGCGCGCCCGACATGGCGTTCCCGCGCATGAACAACATCTCGTTCTGGCTGACGGTGGCGGGCTTCTGCTCCCTGCTGTGCTCGCTGTTCGTCGAAGGCGCCCCCGGCGCGTCCGGCGCCGGCACCGGCTGGACCGTCTACCCGCCGCTCTCGACCGCCGGCCATCCCGGCCCGGCCGTCGACTTCGCGATCTTCGCCCTGCACCTCTCGGGCGCGGGCTCGATCCTCGGCGCCATCAACTTCATCACCACCATCCTGAACATGCGCGCCCCCGGCATGACGCTGCACAAGATGCCGCTCTTCGCCTGGGCCGAGCTTGTGACCGCGTTCCTGCTGCTCCTGTCGCTGCCGGTGCTCGCGGGCGCCATCACGATGCTGCTGACCGACCGCAATTTCGGCACCACCTTCTTCGACCCGGCCGGCGGCGGTGACCCGATCCTGTACCAGCACCTGTTCTGGTTCTTCGGTCACCCCGAAGTGTACATCATGATCCTGCCGGCCTTCGGCATCGTGTCGCACATCATCGCCACGTTCTCGCGCAAGCCGGTCTTCGGCTACCTCGCGATGGCCTACGCCATGGTGGCGATCGGCGTGGTCGGCTTCGTCGTGTGGGCCCACCACATGTACACGGTCGGCCTGTCGCTCCAGACGCAGTCCTACTTCGTGTTCGCCACCATGGTGATCGCGGTCCCGACCGGCGTGAAGATCTTCTCGTGGATCGCCACGATGTGGGGCGGCTCGATCCGCTTCACCGCCGCGATGCACTGGGCGGTGGGCTTCATCTTCCTGTTCACCGTCGGTGGCGTCACCGGCGTCGTCCTCGCCAACTCGGCGGTCGATAAGTACCTGCACGACACCTACTACGTGGTTGCGCACTTCCACTACGTCCTGTCCCTGGGTGCCGTGTTCATCATCTTCGCCGGTGTCTACTACTGGTTCCCGAAGATGACCGGTCACATCATCCCGGAATGGGCCGGCAAGCTGCACTTCTGGCTGGCCTTCATCGGCGCGAACGTCCTGTTCTTCCCGATGCACTTCCTCGGGCTCGCCGGCATGCCGCGCCGCTACGCCGACTACCCGGACGCCTTCGCCCAGTGGCACAAGGTCTCGACCTATGGCGGCCACATCTTCGGCCTCGGCATGTTCGTGTTCGTGATCGGCGTGGTCCTGGCCTTCCGCTCCAAGGAGCGGGCCGCCGACAACCCGTGGGGCGAAGGCGCCACCACCCTCGAGTGGACGCTTCCCTCCCCGCCGCCCTTCCACCAGTTCGAGACGCTGCCCCGCATCGTCGACGAGCCGGGCGTGCACTGA
- a CDS encoding cytochrome c oxidase assembly protein has protein sequence MTAPRADLGRGAMRTAFACGGLAVGMVGLAFASVPLYDAFCKATGYDGTPRQGPALAASAARSDDSMVVHFDTNVAPGLSWKFAPEANRVEAKLGETKTVFFRVQNTGTKPSTGVATFNVQPGLMGGYFVKIACFCFNEQTLQPGETLDVPVVFYVDPAVRDDSNTAHLSEMTLSYTYFAAKNGQPVTGPVANSASSGTKGDL, from the coding sequence ATGACCGCTCCCCGTGCCGACCTCGGACGCGGCGCCATGCGGACCGCCTTCGCCTGCGGGGGCCTCGCCGTCGGCATGGTCGGGCTCGCCTTCGCGTCGGTCCCGCTCTACGACGCGTTCTGCAAGGCGACCGGCTACGACGGGACCCCCCGCCAGGGCCCCGCCCTCGCGGCGTCCGCGGCGCGCAGCGACGACAGCATGGTCGTTCATTTCGACACGAACGTCGCTCCGGGCCTGTCTTGGAAGTTCGCGCCGGAGGCGAACCGCGTCGAAGCGAAGCTCGGTGAGACCAAGACCGTGTTCTTCCGGGTGCAGAACACCGGCACGAAGCCGTCGACGGGCGTAGCGACCTTCAACGTCCAGCCCGGCCTCATGGGCGGTTACTTCGTCAAGATCGCCTGCTTCTGCTTCAACGAGCAGACGCTGCAGCCCGGCGAGACTCTGGACGTGCCCGTGGTGTTCTATGTCGATCCGGCGGTCCGGGACGATTCGAACACTGCGCATCTCTCGGAGATGACCCTGTCCTACACCTACTTCGCCGCCAAGAACGGCCAGCCGGTGACGGGACCTGTGGCGAATTCGGCGTCTTCGGGCACGAAGGGCGATTTGTGA
- the coxB gene encoding cytochrome c oxidase subunit II codes for MRTVRTINRSLWSLAALGASLFPLTGAQAAGFGQPVPWEMSRQIPVTENARDILSFEVGLHWLSLAISVFVLGLILWCIFRFGEKRNPTPSRTTHNTAIEVAWTIVPVLILVAVAIPSFRLLRTQLSDPKADMIVKVIGHAWYWSYEYPQTEAGGGFTFDANIDEDKQPRLLQTDNEMVVPVGKIVKIQVTAADVLHSWAMPAFGFKIDAVPGRLNQMWFKADKEGTFHGQCSELCGQRHAYMPIVVRVVSEQAYADWLKEAKTKYARIDNGTSFAEAR; via the coding sequence ATGCGGACGGTGCGGACGATCAACCGGTCACTCTGGAGCCTCGCCGCTCTCGGCGCCTCGCTCTTTCCGTTAACAGGCGCGCAGGCCGCGGGTTTCGGCCAGCCGGTGCCATGGGAGATGAGCCGGCAGATCCCGGTCACCGAGAACGCGCGCGACATCCTCAGCTTCGAGGTCGGCCTGCACTGGCTGTCGCTGGCGATCTCGGTCTTCGTGCTGGGCCTGATCCTGTGGTGCATCTTCCGCTTCGGCGAGAAGCGGAACCCCACCCCCTCGCGCACCACCCACAACACCGCCATCGAGGTCGCCTGGACGATCGTGCCGGTGCTGATCCTCGTCGCGGTGGCGATCCCGTCCTTCCGCCTGCTGCGCACGCAGCTCTCGGACCCGAAGGCCGACATGATCGTCAAGGTCATCGGCCACGCGTGGTACTGGTCCTACGAGTACCCGCAGACCGAGGCGGGCGGCGGCTTCACCTTCGATGCCAACATCGACGAGGACAAGCAGCCCCGCCTGCTCCAGACCGACAACGAGATGGTCGTCCCGGTCGGCAAGATCGTGAAGATCCAGGTCACCGCCGCCGACGTGCTGCATTCCTGGGCCATGCCGGCCTTCGGCTTCAAGATCGACGCCGTGCCCGGCCGCCTGAACCAGATGTGGTTCAAGGCCGACAAGGAAGGCACCTTCCACGGCCAGTGCTCCGAGCTGTGCGGCCAGCGCCACGCCTACATGCCGATCGTGGTCCGCGTCGTGAGCGAGCAGGCCTACGCCGACTGGCTGAAGGAGGCGAAGACCAAGTACGCCCGCATCGACAACGGCACGAGCTTCGCCGAGGCGCGCTGA
- the fdhD gene encoding formate dehydrogenase accessory sulfurtransferase FdhD, whose product MPTAPESPSQDLPPASVRVPMQVVAYTGSEPRLDARALAAEVPVNLVYGSVPHAVMMCTPADLEDFAYGFSLTEGIVEAAEEIRETRVETVADGLRLHIELAPGRLREHLARKRAISGRTGCGVCGIEDLKELPRTDRRMDSEVRVAVSAIARALSALDEAQRLGAETRAVHAAAWARLDGTLVAVREDVGRHNALDKLIGALMRSGADTRAGFLVITSRCSFEMVEKAARLGAAIVVAISAPTALALDRARAHAMTLCAIARADTVTVFAGADRLITAG is encoded by the coding sequence ATGCCGACCGCCCCGGAGAGCCCATCCCAGGACCTGCCCCCTGCCTCGGTGCGGGTGCCCATGCAGGTCGTAGCCTATACGGGATCCGAGCCGCGGCTGGATGCGCGAGCCCTCGCCGCGGAGGTGCCGGTCAACCTCGTGTACGGCAGCGTGCCGCATGCCGTGATGATGTGCACGCCCGCAGATCTCGAGGATTTCGCCTACGGGTTCAGCCTCACGGAGGGCATCGTCGAGGCTGCGGAGGAGATCCGCGAAACGCGGGTGGAGACCGTCGCCGACGGGCTGCGCCTCCATATCGAGCTGGCGCCCGGACGGCTTCGCGAGCACCTCGCGCGCAAGCGCGCCATCAGCGGCCGCACCGGGTGCGGCGTCTGCGGCATCGAGGACCTGAAGGAACTGCCCCGCACGGATCGGCGGATGGATTCGGAGGTGCGGGTCGCCGTCTCGGCGATCGCCCGGGCCCTGTCTGCCCTGGACGAGGCCCAGCGGCTCGGAGCCGAGACCCGGGCCGTCCACGCCGCCGCCTGGGCGCGGCTCGACGGCACACTGGTCGCCGTCCGGGAGGATGTCGGCCGTCACAACGCGCTGGATAAGCTGATCGGTGCACTGATGCGGTCCGGCGCCGACACGCGGGCCGGCTTCCTGGTGATCACCAGCCGCTGCTCCTTCGAGATGGTCGAGAAGGCGGCACGTCTGGGTGCCGCGATCGTGGTGGCGATCTCGGCGCCGACGGCTCTGGCTCTGGACCGTGCCCGCGCCCACGCCATGACGCTCTGCGCCATCGCGCGGGCCGATACCGTCACGGTCTTCGCCGGCGCGGATCGGCTGATCACCGCCGGGTAG
- a CDS encoding cytochrome c oxidase subunit 3: MAEAHAKNHDFHILNPSPWPLIGAFSGFLMAFGAVFWMKSLQIGTLSPGPYIFGAGTIGVLYTMFSWWKDVAHEANSGDHTRVVQLHHRYGMMMFIASEVMFFVAWFWAYFEAALYTADPIQVSRVEFTGGVWPPKGIEAFDPWHLPLLNTLILLTSGTTVTWAHHALLEGDRKGLKYGLWLTIILGVLFTACQAYEYSHAEFGFSGSIYSSTFFMATGFHGAHVIIGTIFLAVCLFRAYAGQFTPRQHLGFEFAAWYWHFVDVVWLFLFAAIYVWGSGVFHGGGAH, translated from the coding sequence ATGGCCGAGGCGCACGCCAAGAATCACGACTTTCACATCCTGAACCCGAGTCCATGGCCGCTGATCGGCGCCTTCTCGGGCTTCCTGATGGCGTTCGGCGCCGTCTTCTGGATGAAGAGCCTCCAGATCGGCACACTGTCCCCGGGCCCCTATATCTTCGGCGCCGGCACGATCGGCGTCCTCTACACCATGTTCTCGTGGTGGAAGGACGTGGCGCACGAGGCCAATTCCGGCGACCACACCCGGGTCGTCCAGCTCCATCACCGCTACGGCATGATGATGTTCATCGCCTCCGAGGTGATGTTCTTCGTCGCGTGGTTCTGGGCCTACTTCGAGGCCGCCCTCTACACCGCCGACCCGATCCAGGTCTCGCGCGTGGAGTTCACCGGCGGCGTCTGGCCGCCCAAGGGCATCGAGGCGTTCGATCCCTGGCACCTGCCCCTTCTGAACACCCTGATCCTGCTGACCTCGGGCACCACGGTGACCTGGGCGCACCACGCGCTGCTGGAGGGCGACCGCAAGGGCCTGAAGTACGGCCTGTGGCTGACCATCATCCTCGGCGTGCTGTTCACCGCCTGCCAAGCCTACGAGTACAGCCACGCCGAGTTCGGCTTCTCGGGCAGCATCTACTCGTCGACCTTCTTCATGGCGACGGGCTTCCACGGCGCCCACGTGATCATCGGCACGATCTTCCTCGCGGTCTGCCTGTTCCGGGCCTATGCCGGCCAGTTCACGCCGCGCCAGCACCTCGGCTTCGAGTTCGCCGCCTGGTACTGGCACTTCGTCGATGTCGTGTGGCTGTTCCTGTTCGCCGCCATCTACGTGTGGGGCTCGGGCGTCTTCCACGGCGGCGGCGCCCACTGA
- a CDS encoding heme o synthase — protein MTSLTNSIGRDGPAPALTAAGGDVPDYFALLKPRVMVLVIFTALVGMVVSQGHVQPAIGAISLLAIAVGAGASGCLNMWWDADIDAVMSRTATRPIPSGRITSEEALGFGLFLSVASVVVLGLAANLLAAALLAFTIVFYAVVYSMWLKRATAQNIVIGGAAGALPPVIGQAVVTGSIGVESLILFAIIFIWTPPHFWALALIKADEYARAGIPMMPNVAGPSSTRRQIVWYSLLLAPLGLVPVALGFGGLIYAVIGVVGGLGMVAFSIRVLRNREGEAEKKAAMGMFGFSILYLFALFSALLAEQSFGLFRPVMG, from the coding sequence ATGACGAGCCTGACGAACAGCATCGGCCGGGACGGTCCGGCCCCGGCCCTCACGGCGGCAGGCGGAGACGTTCCGGACTACTTCGCCCTGCTGAAGCCGCGGGTGATGGTCCTCGTGATCTTCACGGCGCTGGTCGGGATGGTGGTCTCGCAGGGCCACGTCCAGCCGGCGATCGGCGCGATCTCGCTCCTCGCCATCGCGGTCGGTGCCGGAGCGTCCGGCTGCCTCAACATGTGGTGGGACGCCGACATCGACGCGGTCATGAGCCGGACCGCGACCCGGCCGATCCCGTCGGGCCGGATCACCTCCGAGGAGGCGCTGGGTTTCGGGCTGTTCCTCTCCGTCGCCTCGGTGGTGGTGCTGGGGCTCGCCGCCAACCTCCTGGCTGCCGCGCTCCTCGCCTTCACCATCGTGTTCTACGCGGTGGTCTACTCGATGTGGCTGAAGCGGGCGACCGCGCAGAACATCGTCATCGGCGGCGCCGCCGGGGCCCTGCCGCCGGTCATCGGTCAGGCCGTCGTGACCGGATCGATCGGCGTCGAGTCGCTGATTCTGTTCGCGATCATCTTCATCTGGACGCCGCCACATTTCTGGGCGCTCGCCCTGATCAAGGCCGACGAGTACGCCCGAGCCGGTATCCCGATGATGCCAAACGTCGCCGGGCCGTCCTCTACCCGCCGCCAGATCGTATGGTACTCGCTGCTCCTCGCGCCGCTCGGGCTCGTGCCCGTGGCGCTCGGTTTCGGCGGCCTGATCTACGCGGTGATCGGCGTCGTCGGTGGCCTCGGCATGGTCGCCTTCAGCATCCGCGTCCTCCGGAACCGCGAAGGCGAGGCCGAGAAGAAGGCCGCCATGGGGATGTTCGGCTTCTCGATCCTCTACCTGTTCGCGCTGTTCTCGGCGCTGCTGGCGGAGCAGAGTTTCGGCCTGTTCCGTCCGGTCATGGGCTGA